Proteins encoded together in one Telopea speciosissima isolate NSW1024214 ecotype Mountain lineage chromosome 4, Tspe_v1, whole genome shotgun sequence window:
- the LOC122660512 gene encoding polyprenol reductase 2-like: MALCLSPFSVFPIRSNSCIMEIELESLLRAAWIAAILPILVASLPCARLSSFHRLVLTFASRGKVMPSSSRIFTVPQRFFLHFYVVAVPWTTVLLLMTWFYAYWMVPFSSESFHYSTVASHLTGGSHIFSMHKPPSTPLKHRYRIWKTLFLLLLMEVQVLRRLYETVHVFNYSPSARMHILGYLTGIFFYAAAPLSLCSICVPEVLSFAAHHMAEFIVNGRDHMPKIEFDWWGYMKPLTKLGWCQWIGAAIFIWGGIHQSRCHSILGSLREDREKSDEYVIPHGDWFEFVSSPHYLSEMVIYAGILVASGGSELTIWLLFGFVVANLTFAAAETHRWYLQKFDNYPRNRHAILPYIY, translated from the exons ATGGCTTTGTGCTTATCTCCTTTTTCAGTGTTCCCTATCAGAAGCAACTCTTGTATAATGGAGATTGAACTAGAATCGCTGTTGAGAGCAGCGTGGATCGCGGCAATCTTGCCCATTCTCGTGGCTTCGCTCCCTTGTGCTCGTCTCAGTTCCTTCCATCGACTTGTATTGACATTCGCGAGCAGAGGGAAGGTCATGCCATCTTCGTCACGA ATATTTACTGTTCCGCAGAGGTTCTTCCTGCATTTTTACGTGGTGGCTGTGCCATGGACAACAGTTTTGCTACTTATGACTTGGTTCTATGCGTATTGGATGGTGCCATTCAGTTCTGAGTCTTTTCATTATTCTACAGTTGCAAGCCACTTGACTGGAGGCTCACATATATTTTCCATGCACAAGCCTCCTTCAACTCCTCTAAAACATAGATACAGGATATGGAAAACCTTGTTTTTGCTTTTACTGATGGAAGTTCAAGTCCTGAGACGCCTTTATGAGACAGTACATGTTTTTAACTACAGCCCTTCAGCTCGGATGCACATTTTAGGCTACTTAACTGGTATTTT TTTCTATGCAGCTGCGCCACTATCACTTTGTAGCATTTGTGTGCCAGAGGTCTTGAGCTTTGCTGCTCATCACATGGCTGAGTTTATTGTTAATGGTCGGGATCACATGCctaaaattgaatttgattggTGGGGATACATGAAGCCTCTTACAAAGCTTGGATGGTGCCAGTGGATTGGTGCGGCTATTTTTATTTGGGGTGGAATTCATCAGAGCCGTTGTCATTCAATTCTT GGCTCATTGCGTGAAGACAGAGAGAAGTCAGATGAATACGTAATCCCTCATGGTGATTGGTTTGAATTTGTTTCCTCTCCACATTATCTATCTGAAATG GTTATATATGCTGGAATTCTGGTTGCAAGTGGAGGTTCAGAATTGACAATTTGGCTACTTTTTGGCTTTGTG GTGGCAAATCTCACCTTTGCAGCTGCAGAGACACATAGGTGGTATCTCCAAAAATTTGATAACTACCCACGTAATCGGCATGCCATTCTTCCCTATATTTATTAG
- the LOC122657821 gene encoding aldehyde oxidase GLOX1-like, with protein MTEAAPGVGRWELLKRSIGISAMHMQLLNNDRVIIYDRTDFGASNLSLPRGKCRDDHHDQILKHDCTAHSAEYAVLTNSIRPLMVKTDVWCSSGALFPDGRLIQTGGYNDGERVIRIFRPCSGCDWEEIPFGLNARRWYATNHVLPDGRVIVIGGRRQFNYEFYPKPKSTNRVFYLPFLAQTSDPYEENNLYPFVHLNVDGNLFIFANNRAILLDYTKNFVVKTYPVIPDGHPRNYPSTGSSVLLPLKNLQQRSVGAEVLICGGAPRGSFRKVNSSRIFIEALKTCGRIRITDPKPTWFMETMPLARVMGDMILLPNGHVLIINGAVRGTAGWEDGKDPVFNPVLYRPDNPPGSRFEIQNPTSIPRLYHSSAILLRDGRVLVGGNNPHRFYDFAGVPYPTDLSLEAFSPAYLSSENLKFKPRIISPKSQTKLSYGQRLVVRFLVSGAVNKKRVWVTMVAPSFTTHSFSMNQRLLVLGGGNVLAAPPPTKLAYDVAVITPNSAFLAPSGYYLLFVVHQEIPSEGIWIQIL; from the coding sequence ATGACCGAAGCAGCTCCAGGTGTTGGCCGATGGGAATTACTAAAGAGAAGCATTGGGATATCAGCTATGCACATGCAACTGCTCAACAACGATCGTGTCATCATCTACGACCGTACAGACTTCGGCGCTTCCAATCTCTCCTTACCCAGAGGCAAATGCCGTGACGATCACCATGACCAAATCCTCAAACACGACTGCACCGCACACTCTGCCGAGTATGCCGTTCTTACTAATTCTATACGACCCCTTATGGTTAAAACTGATGTCTGGTGCTCTTCCGGCGCTCTCTTCCCTGACGGCCGCCTTATCCAGACCGGTGGTTACAACGACGGAGAACGTGTAATCAGAATTTTCCGGCCGTGTAGTGGTTGTGACTGGGAGGAGATACCATTTGGACTCAATGCCCGACGCTGGTACGCCACCAATCATGTGTTGCCGGACGGACGTGTCATCGTAATTGGTGGTCGCCGACAATTCAATTACGAATTCTACCCGAAACCAAAATCGACTAACAGGGTTTTCTACTTACCATTTCTAGCGCAGACCAGTGACCCATATGAAGAGAACAATCTCTACCCTTTCGTTCACCTCAATGTGGACGGAAATTTATTCATTTTCGCTAACAATCGAGCAATCTTGCTCGATTATACCAAGAATTTTGTGGTGAAGACTTACCCTGTTATACCAGACGGCCACCCTCGAAACTACCCAAGCACGGGTTCCTCTGTTTTGCTTCCATTAAAAAATTTACAGCAACGATCGGTGGGAGCTGAGGTTCTTATCTGCGGTGGAGCTCCACGAGGATCGTTTCGTAAGGTtaattcatcaaggattttcaTCGAAGCATTAAAGACATGTGGGAGGATCCGAATTACTGACCCGAAACCAACTTGGTTCATGGAAACAATGCCATTGGCGAGAGTGATGGGAGACATGATTTTACTCCCCAACGGACATGTTTTGATCATCAACGGAGCAGTAAGAGGGACTGCCGGGTGGGAGGATGGTAAAGACCCGGTGTTCAATCCGGTTCTATACCGACCCGATAATCCACCTGGGTCTCGGTTTGAAATCCAAAACCCAACCTCCATTCCTCGTCTTTACCATTCTAGTGCAATACTACTCCGTGATGGCCGAGTTTTGGTCGGAGGAAACAATCCCCATAGATTTTACGACTTCGCCGGCGTTCCTTATCCGACGGACTTAAGCTTAGAAGCATTCTCACCGGCGTACTTGTCGTCGgaaaatttgaaattcaaaccAAGGATTATCTCTCCGAAGTCACAAACGAAGCTAAGTTATGGGCAGAGACTGGTAGTAAGGTTCTTAGTTTCGGGTGCTGTGAATAAGAAGAGGGTATGGGTGACAATGGTGGCTCCATCTTTCACGACACACTCCTTCTCCATGAATCAGAGGCTTTTGGTTCTGGGTGGCGGAAATGTGTTGGCGGCGCCGCCACCGACGAAATTGGCATATGATGTTGCAGTGATTACTCCAAATTCAGCTTTCTTGGCACCTTCTGGGTATTATCTTCTATTCGTGGTTCATCAAGAGATACCCAGTGAGGGGATTTGGATTCAAATCCTATAA